CTTGTCGGTTTCAACTCTTCTTAGGCTGGTTGTAGCAGAAACgattgctggttccagcaaaaagacCCGATGCAGAGACACATGGTACCCATCGTTCATCGTCATCCTAGCTTCATCATAGCCTATGCAGCAGATTCAGAATGCTAGTTCCAGCAAAAATCAAAAGAGGTTCCAGCAAAAATTTGATGTACTAAAAAATGGCGGGGACAACGCCACATCCTCTCAATTTGTAGCAAAATCAGGAgaaggttccagcaaaaaaaagaaGTGGCTCCAGCAAAAACCAAAAGAGGTTCCAGCAAAAAACAAAAGATGTTCATCAAAAAAATCAAACGAGATGGTAGCAAAAAAAGAAAGGGGTTGTAGCAATAAAAATGGGTGGATCCAGCAAAACAAAAACTTGGTTCCAGCCAAAAAGaacactggttccagcaaaatccCAGAAATAACAAATCTCCAACCAATTCGACGTAGCAAAACAAAAAGGCGGTTCCAACAAAAAATTattatggttccagcaaaaataccACAAACATCAAACTTCAAGAAATTTGATTGTAGCAAAACAAACAGCCGGAACATTTTACCCCGGATCCAGCAAAAATCCCACTAACAGCAAACTCCAAACACAAAATCGATTGCAGCAAAGGAAACAATCGGTCCCAGCTACAAATTACTGCCGTTCCAGCAAAAATCCCAGAAATAGCAAACTCCAAGGAAACTTGATTGTAGCAAAAAAGACAGCTTGTTCCAGCAACAATGAATTccagttccagcaaaaaaaagGTACCTGGAGAGCTCGCCGCCCATCGCGTGCACGCACAGCCCCCTGTCTCCAGTCGCTTTGGGCAACCAACCCCCTCCACTGCTGACACGGAGGAGTGGAATAGTGGGTTGGGCATGACTTGTAAGGAGAGAAGGGGATGAGTTCGCCGGAGAAAGCCGACGGCGGCATAAAATGGATGGGAAGCGGCTGAGAAGCTCCGAGTGCGCGGGGCGCGCAGAGGTGGTGGCCCTCGACGGTGCTGCTGCCGGAGATGCGATTTGAGGATGAGATGGATGCTCGGGAAAGAAAGAATGGCTGGGAAGCGCTGAGAAGGTTCGCGTGAGTGGATAAGGTGCTGACGTGCGTGAGGATAAGTCAGCGTGGGATGTGAGTCACATGATGAAAAACAATCAGACGGCGCGCGTGCGACCGGCCGAGTCGTTAGCCGGTCGACCGGCCGCAAGCATTTCCCTAATCTCGATGCAGAAAAATCGCGAGACAACATAGGTAGAAATGCTAGTGCTTTCTACCCTCATCTATAGGCAAGATTATCActgcaaactactccctccgtttcataatataaaaacgtttttgacagtacactcttatattatggcgTTTTTTTACagtacactcttatattatgggatggagggagtaacctGTTTAGTTTCGCACAGCGCTTCCTGAAGAGCCGACTATCACTGTGTTGGCAAGGCAGCCAATCTGAGTTGTAAAGGGCACCTTTTGGCGGAGCTCGACAGTGTGCTGCATGCCATTCCCTGTTGATTCATGCGGCGCGTCATGACGTGCCGATGCCACGATGCGCGCCTTTCTGCCTCTTTCTGTCTGAGCGACCACCCTCGCCAATTGAATGGCACTCCGTGATGAACACAGCTGTTCCATCATGCCATTTACCAGTGCCTACCATTATCTAGAGAATTTTTCTGAATAATCTCCAAAATCATTTGTGTACATGCTCTAGTGCTCTAGTTAGCAAATTAACCGAAGCGGATGAACAGTTGAACTATTAATTCAGAGACAAGATGCCAATTACTACTTGGAAACGACGGGCCAAGGCACGTCTGATCAACGTGCTCAATGCGCACTCTGACCAGCCTACAACGAACGAGCTAATCAATCAGTAGCAATTTGATTCCAAATCGGAGCACTAATAATTCAGTAAGCACCGCCCGGAACAGAGCAGCTGCTGCTAATTTGATTCCAGTTGATTTTCATTTTAGGTAGACCTTCCTTCCAGTTCCAGAGCGCGCAATCATGGCGGAACATGGCCTCGCCTCCCCAACGACACATCTTAAAAATATTCTGACAAGATTTCCTGCCCTCCCTCCGAGCCTCCATATATACCAACCTCCCGTCCGTAAGCAGAGCAGCATCACCACCCACCTCCCATGGCCTCCTCCACTTGTACTCGAGCCCAGCTGGCCATCGCCCTCCTCGCCGTCGCGCTGTGCAATGCGGCGTTCCTCGTCGTCGTGGTGGACGCCGGCTacccccgcggcggcggcggggactacAGGGCGCAGTTCCTGTTCCAGCAGAacgcggcgcgggcggcgatggGGCTGCCGGCGCTGAGGTGGGACGAGCGGGTGGCGGCGTACGCGCGGTCGTACGCCGAGTCGCGGCGCGGGGACTGCGCGCTGGTGCACTCGTCGGGGCCCTACGGCGAGAACCTCTTCTGGGGCAGCGGCACCGGCTGGGCGCCCGCGCAGGCCGTGGGGGCGTGGCTGGCGGAGCGGCCCCGGTACGACTACTGGAGCAACCGCTGCAGCGGCGGCATGTGCGGGCACTACACGCAGATCGTGTGGCGCGGCAGCACCCGCGTGGGGTGCGCCATGGTCGAGTGCTACGGCGGCCGCGGCACCTTCATCACCTGCAACTACGACCCGCCCGGCAACTACGTCGGCATGCGCCCCTACTGAATACTGATGGCCGGCCGCCGTCGCGCGTTGCCGCTCCGCCTCGCCGGTCTTCGTCGCAGCTCCGTTGCCGGCCGGCCAGCGCGGACGGCGATGCGGCGCGGCGTAGCACTATCTTGATGTCCCATTGATTGTTGCTCATCGAGAGTTCAAGACAAATCGATGGCGATGCCACGAGTGTACAAAGTATTTTTTACTGCTATATACTACTGGTGCTGCATATTATTTAtagagggtgtttgttttcaggAACTTATTGACTTATAGACTTAAAAATGTCCCTATAAgtctcatctaaaccaaacaggatggATTTATAGGGACTTAATGTGCGCATTTGGGATTTATGGAATAAGACTttcaaggagggacttatagggacttatagttgtaatatggtcttaaaGGGACTTATAAGTCCTAGAAACCAAACGGGTAGGGGCTTTTTAAAGACTTGGGACTTATAATTTGAGACTACAAAAAATCCTAGGagttatgaaccaaacagggccatataCTCCTGTTGTGGTTACAAAACATAATGTGAAATGAATCGTGAGCTATGTATTTGGCTGCTCTGTCAAATAAATAAAAGGCATTCCTCCCTTTTTCGCTTATTGGCGTCTCGATTGTACTCGTATGCTTGTAAAAATGACAgcatttttctcaaaaaaaaaacaaaagagaaagaGAAGAAGACAGCATTTGCAAAGGAGAATGGTGAGCTGCTCACCCAAAAAGTCTGTGGCTTTTAGGTGGCTGGATTCCTGCTCAGGAGCTGTAGAAGTGAGCTGTGTACGTGAGCGTGCATAGTCGAGGCTGGCTGGCGCATGTGCCACCTTGCGAGGATGGATTGGAGGGCGACGGTCGACACAGCCTGGGCCTCCTGCTCTGCCCTCCCAGGTCCAGGCGTGCGATGCGTCATGGGCAGGGGCAGCAGTTGGAATCCGATGCTGTGCCGTGCGGCCCCGGCTCCTTCAATTCCCCTCCCAACTCCGCGGTGCCACGCCAAGTTGCGACCCGAGCGCATTCATCGCGCCATGGCAGGCTAGCAGCTAGACGTGCCCGTGCACGCCCCGCGTGTCCAGTTGTGCAGCAGACCTGTACATGCGCGTGACCGCTGCAAGCCTCGCCGGCGGCCACGGAGTTTCTCGGcaggccggccggccggcgccACGGCGTATGCGGGTCTCCGTCGAGTCGGAGCCGGCTGCTAGTGGCGGAGTATCATATGCGGGTCAAAGATGATGGGATCCTATTCCCGGTGGAGCGAGAGGACGGTCAAGGTCTCGGCTGCGCTTGGGGGATCGAGGATGTTGCAGGTCGTGTGGCAAATGTCAACAAAGGCGCAGCGTGCGTTGGGTGGAGCGCTGCCGACTTGACGAAGGAGCGTGCATGTGCTCGCGCGCTTGCAACTGGCAGGGTCGTCCGCTGAGTCGCTCCCCGGCTCCTCCCAGGGCACGGTTGGGGCATGTGCCCATGATTGGACATGGGCTATGGGCAGCCCGGCCCAAGCCCGGCTGGTTTGCAGCCCGAAAGATGCTTTTGGGCATGGGCTCGGGATTCTTTTGGGCTTCGGGTCGGGCTTTTAGGTTTAAAGTATTATAAAAGCGTTTGGGCCTGTCTCTGGGCCGAGTTCGGGTTTGAGAAAAGGGCAATGGGCGTGTTTTGAAGATAAGGTTTTACCAAttcatatgattattttccatgaAATATGTGGCCACCTGTTTTTTTATCTGCCAGCCAATAATATCGGATGTTGGATTCAAATCCAAcggctcttcttcatcttcctccttcaGTCGTGTTCCTCATCTCTTTCGGCCGTTCTCCCCGTTTTCGGCAAGGTTCTAGTGAGCTCTCGCCTACGACCTCATTTTTGCGTGTGTCTCGAGATCACCAGCATGGTCAAGACAAAAAAGCGATCAAGTTAACCCTCTTACAAAATTTTCGTGTTTTGAAATCCGATAGGAATTCAAGATAAAGGGCATGTCAATCATGTGTTTTGCTATTCTATGTTTCAAATTTTTCGCGGTCCAAATAGAACACTGGCAGACCTTCTTAGTTCATGCCCTGTGGGCCCTCATTTCCTCTCTAATCATTTTTGCTATGAACACTCGCCCCTCGTTTTGCAACCGTGAACACTCACCCCTCGCTTTCCAAGAGCTTCTTGCTCGCAGTGTGCGCTActagttgttggaaatatgagcaattttccgaatgattttattaccagaaatactagataaagcatgactaatatagcaaatataaagcaagttATGCAatctgacaaagagaaggtaaacatcgtctgcatatatgaacttgaggtaaacatatctagaacagacactagatgaagatgCTTATACCACATAGAACCTAACATATCTAGGGCAGagactagagccaagaactgtagcacgacttctaacagaaaggataAGAACACGTAcagcacagcagcagcagaagcgctggacttggggtcgatgtcctcgcctgccatgtcgtcgaggaggtcgtggacgtcggggaagaagtcgtcgtcggggaagtagtcgtcggtgaccggatcgtccgtgatgaagtaGCCAGTAGTCGcgttgagcgctccccaaaaaccttatcacccttctcccatacaggactcaaaaggtgcggtctcggaggcctactgtcccgacgcgcggtgcacgccgcaagccgggatgaggaagacagcagtagCGCAGAGTTTGGAACTGTGTGGCGAGAGAAAGAGAACCTTCTGATGTGTCACTCGGGAGAGGGGCGACCTTTCTTATATAGGCACAAGAGAAGGACGCGAACAGGCTGCgccgggaggtgaagcaacggagggagacAAAAACGAACAGGCAGCACGtgaagaggtgcgccgttcgtattcaggctccactacagcaaaaacgtTTCAGCTTTCGTGTGACCAttcatatacccgtagtgcgtggcaaaaatttagacatcggctcggctcattcccgcaacccgcaacccgcaacccgcggcgcggcgcgtcgtgacgaggcgtggcgtggcgtggcgaggcgggcggcggaggaggagcgcgcgtggatgtccctcttgttctcatgctcatacaagtgggtaaggagcctcccttataaagaggtccaactccctctaaactagcaaggtgggactaaactttagttccacctcttgccttgcacgaatgggctgcgtgggcctctaggatttataagaatttctgaaactgctattgggctaggcccaaaatagacaaaattccagtaatcccccaccagatcccagaggcacacaaaatttgcctttggttccaaaacactgttttatataccggtactgcagtggagactgttaagttgaacttccacctagaactctatgctacactagtaagcaacttgaacagtggactgggccttgaactgcaagttttctgcgaatctagcttcacataaagccttgaccgatacgtggctaccgtgggtcttccccgcgggtggagcttatgcgtcatactccgtgacctttcatgagtttactagagagaaccctactctcatagattgcgacgtttaacaatcagactcatataggtgcgttcttcaaaagatgttctgcaggacaacatctctgcttcaaagagccacttagaacacattaagatatacatcaacctgccatgcagattaggagagtattgcatcttcatggagtggtattttaacagtaaggatactctcctctcagttgaccaacagcttgtcttccacatctaattcacgggatctccgatcacaaagaataggttaccactgtgaacaactcatattgtgggtctcatacccatctccctcgatgcattatctatcacattacgtgatagacccttagtaaaaggatctgccagatttttagacgtttggatataatccaatgcaataactccggagtttttcatttttctgacagactttaaccttctctgaacgtgtcttgatgacttcatgttatcctttgagctgctcactttagtgatcacagtttgattgtcacagttcataaggatacccggtacatgtttctcaacaaccggcaagtcattcaagagccggcgaagccaatctgcttcgaccgtagctgtatctagtgctgtgagttctgcttccattgttgacctcgttaagatggtctgcttgcaagacttccaagaaacagcgccacctccatgagtgaatacataaccgctcgtggcctttatctcatcagcatctgagatccagtttgagtcactatacccttcaagcacctttggatgcccagtgtagtgaattccataattcgcagtgcctttcaaataacgcaaaactctctctagagctttccaatgcacatctcctggttttgaaacaaaccgactcagtttgctaacagcaaaagagatgtcaggtcttgtagcactggctaagtacataagcgagccaataatctgagaatacttcaattgatctctagcaattcttcgattctttcgaagcagcacgctagcatcatatggtgttggagagggcttgcagtcactatagccaaagcgactcaagatcttttccacatagtgagattgaagcaatgtaatcccaccatcatcatctctcaacaacttgatgttcagaatgacatcagccactcctaaatccttcatctcaaaacagcgagataggaaatccttgacctccttaataacattcagatttgttccgaaaatcagtatgtcatcaacatacaagcaaagcataactccctcgcccccaccatggcgatagtacacacatttgtcagcttcgttcacaacaaagcctgcagctgttaaagttctttcgaacttctcatgccactgtttgggtgcttgcttgagtccatacaaagacttcagcaacttgcacactttcccttcctgaccatctattacaaacccatctggttgttccatataaatttcctcatccaactctccatttaggaaagcagtcttaacatccatttgatgaacgagaagaccatgtgaggcagctagtgaaagtagaactcgaatagtggtcagtcgagccacaggtgagtaagtatcaaagaagtcttcaccttccttttgggtataacccttagccacgagccgagccttgtacttttcaatagtaccatcaggcctaagcttcttcttgaatacccatttgcatcctataggtttgcacccataaggacgatcagttatctcccaagtttcattcgccaagatggaatccatctcgctacgaaccgcttccttccagtagtcagcatcttccgatgcataggcctccgaaatagaactgggagtgtcatctatgagatacacaagaaaatcatcaccaaaggactttgcagtcctctgtctcttgctcctagtaggaacttcattgttctcctccacaggactttcaaagtgttccatcgaaatggcaggttcggtaattgtaactggttcctgattcgatgaactaggcatctcctgattagatgaggtagccatatccttcatgggaaagatatcttcaaagaaagtcgcatcattcgactccatgatcgtaccgacatgcatgtcaggtacctcagattttacaaccaagaatctatagccaatgctatcaaaagcatatcccaggaaaacacaatccacagtttttggtcccagcttccgcttctttggaattggcacattgactttcgccaaacaaccccaggttcgcagataagagagctttaaccttttcttctcccattcctcgaatggagttatctctttgttctttgtgggaactcggtttaggacatgacatgcagtcaatatcgcctccccccaccatgccttggagagacccgatgtgtctaacatggcgttaaccaaatcagttagagtacggttctttctttcggccaccccatttgactgaggtgagtagggaggcgtcctctcatggattataccatgttccgcacaaaaagcatcaaattcattggaaaaatactctccaccacggtcggacctaagcctcttgatttttcgatcaagttggttttccacttcagctttatagatcttgaaaaagttcaaagcctcatccttagatttcagaagatacacacggcagtatctagtggagtcatcaattaacgtcatgaaatatttctttccaccttttgtcaaaacaccattcatttcacatagatctgaatgtataagttctagtggtgcaagatttctcgtctccgcagtcacgtgagacttacgaggttgcttagcttgcacacacacttgacacttagatcccttgacagtggtgaaactagggattaagttcaacttcgctagtcgcgacatgcaaccaaagttaacatgacaaagacgtgaatgccacacatttgattcactattgttgcaaatatgattaacaactttattgcaaacgtctgataaggataaacgaaacaggcctcctgactcatagcctttaccaacaaaggttccatacttggatattacaaatttattcgactcaaagacaagcttatagccatctctacacagaagagatccgctaacaagatttttattgacggaggggacataatgcacgttcttcagccgcacgatcttccccgaagtaaacttcagatcgaccgtgccaacaccacgaacagaagcacttgaaccgttgcccatcagcacggttgaagtccctgcggtctgataagacgaaaacatggaaatatcaccgcatacatgcacattagcacccgtgtcaatcaaccagtcaggagaatgacatactgaaagaatagtgggaaatataccatacccagcatccttcatgtcagtgtctccaatgacaacattagcggtcttgccgcctttcccaggatgacgcttgtcatagcgattagggcaactaggagcccaatgatcaggatctccacacacatgacaagcacctttcttcttgccattcttcttcttgaagttcgtgtgttgcacagccttgttcttcccatcaaactttgctttaccatcaaacttgcccttgttcttgaacttgtggggctggaagttctgcttctgtaccacattggcactagatcctccctcaatacctcgagcacgtgtgtcctttgctctcgccttttcttccacatcaagagtaccaatgagatccagaacggaaaactcctgtctcttatgtttcagtaaggtagcaaagttcctccatgaaggaggaagcttagtgatgatacccccggcaacaaacttgtccggtagcatgcaattgaagtgctcaagttctctagcaaatgactgtatctcatgagcctgctcaaccacggagcgctcttcagtcatcctgtaatcatagaattgctccatgatgtacagctcagtgccagcatccgagaccccaaacttggcctcgagtgcgtcccacatatcttttccattaccaattgacgcataagcatcaactatgttctctccaagaacactcaagagcgcagccttaaacaaggtatccattttctgaaaagcttgtgcctgttgggcatcttgctctccttcaggtttgccaagagtggcgttatagcagctcatggtctgaaaccataagactgctctcacgcgccacctcttatagtggataccctcaaacataagaggtctcatggaagcagcaaaaccactcggggtaaattgcctataataaggtttttggattgttggaaatatgagcaattttccgaatgattttattaccagaatactagataaagcatgactaatatagcaaatataaagcaagtcatgcaatctgacaaagagaaggtaaacatcatttccatatatgaacttgaggtaaacatatctagaacagacactagatgaagatgCTTATACCacatagaacctaacatatgtaggacagagactagagccaagaactgtagcacGACTTCTAATAGAAAGGATAAGGACACGTACgacacagcagcagcagaagcgctggacttggggtcgatgtcctcgcctgccatgtcgtcgaggaggtcgtggacgtcggggaagaagtcgtcgtcggggaagtagttgtCGGTGACcagatcgtccgtgatgaagcagccagtagtcgcgctgagcgctccccaaaaaccttaccacccttctcccgtacaggactcaaaaggtgcggtctcggaggcctactgtcccgacgcgcggtgcacgccgcaagccgggatgaggtaAGACAACAGTAGCGCAGAGTTTGGAACTGTGTGGCGAGAGAAAGAGAACCTTCTGATGTGTCACTCGGGAGAGgggcgacctctcttatataggcacaagagaaggacgcgaacaggctgcgccgggaggtgaagcaacggagggagacgAAAACGAATAGGCAGCacgcgaagaggtgcgccgttcgtattcagGCTCCACTGCAGCAAAAACGTTTCAACTTCCGTGTGACcgttcgtat
Above is a window of Triticum aestivum cultivar Chinese Spring chromosome 6B, IWGSC CS RefSeq v2.1, whole genome shotgun sequence DNA encoding:
- the LOC123134756 gene encoding pathogenesis-related protein PR-1-like, which produces MASSTCTRAQLAIALLAVALCNAAFLVVVVDAGYPRGGGGDYRAQFLFQQNAARAAMGLPALRWDERVAAYARSYAESRRGDCALVHSSGPYGENLFWGSGTGWAPAQAVGAWLAERPRYDYWSNRCSGGMCGHYTQIVWRGSTRVGCAMVECYGGRGTFITCNYDPPGNYVGMRPY